In the genome of Pseudomonas putida, one region contains:
- a CDS encoding efflux transporter outer membrane subunit, which produces MNFAQTPLHRALKLLTRGRGSRLVGAGLCVALLSACTLSPDYHRPTLATPTQFKQAEGWTQANPSDAIARGAWWEIYGDTGLNALVEELNRNNQTVAQYAAQYRQAQALVRSSRGALFPSLDLSVGKTRSAQGTGSSSSSLSNNSSGIRDTYNAQLGVSWEIDLWGKLRETLNANEASAQASLADLAAIRLSLQSELVQNYLQLRVIDEQKRLLEATVAAYARSLRMNENQYRAGVAGPDAVAQARTQLKSTEADLIDLAWQRAQYENAIAVLLGKAPADFALADSKRIPGLPQIPVSLPSQLLERRPDIASAERNVMAANANIGVARAAYFPDLSLSMSGGYSSSSFSNWIELPNRYWSVGPSLAMTLFDAGRRSAEVDRTVAVYDQTVAQYRQTVLDGFKEVENYLVQLKVYGDEAVVRQQALEAARESLRLTENQYRAGLIGYLDVVNVQTTALSNERSVLTLLQGRLVASVQLIAALGGGWDAQQAFAEADKTQ; this is translated from the coding sequence ATGAACTTTGCCCAGACCCCACTCCACCGCGCCCTGAAGCTGCTGACCCGTGGGCGCGGCTCGCGCCTGGTCGGCGCCGGCCTGTGCGTGGCGCTGCTCAGCGCCTGTACCCTGAGCCCGGACTACCACCGCCCGACGCTCGCCACGCCAACGCAGTTCAAGCAGGCCGAGGGCTGGACCCAGGCCAACCCGTCCGATGCCATCGCCCGTGGCGCCTGGTGGGAAATCTACGGCGACACGGGGCTCAACGCGCTGGTCGAGGAACTCAACCGCAACAACCAAACGGTGGCCCAGTACGCGGCCCAGTACCGCCAGGCCCAGGCCTTGGTGCGCAGCAGCCGTGGCGCCTTGTTCCCAAGCCTGGACCTTTCGGTGGGCAAGACCCGCTCGGCCCAGGGCACCGGCAGCAGCAGTTCGAGCCTGTCGAACAACAGCAGCGGTATCCGCGATACCTACAACGCCCAGCTTGGCGTGAGCTGGGAGATCGATCTGTGGGGCAAGTTGCGCGAGACGCTCAATGCCAATGAGGCCAGTGCCCAGGCCAGCCTTGCAGACCTGGCGGCGATCCGCCTGAGCCTGCAGTCGGAGCTGGTGCAGAACTACCTGCAACTGCGGGTGATCGACGAGCAGAAGCGCCTGCTGGAGGCCACCGTGGCTGCCTACGCACGTTCGCTGCGAATGAACGAAAACCAGTACCGCGCAGGCGTTGCCGGGCCCGATGCCGTGGCGCAGGCGCGTACCCAGCTCAAGAGTACGGAGGCCGACTTGATCGACCTGGCCTGGCAGCGCGCCCAGTACGAGAACGCCATCGCCGTGCTGTTGGGCAAGGCGCCGGCGGACTTCGCCCTGGCCGACAGCAAGCGTATCCCGGGCTTGCCACAGATCCCGGTGTCGCTACCTTCGCAATTGCTGGAGCGTCGGCCTGACATTGCTTCGGCCGAGCGCAATGTGATGGCCGCCAACGCCAACATTGGCGTGGCTCGCGCGGCGTATTTCCCGGACCTGAGCCTGAGCATGAGCGGTGGTTACTCCAGCAGCAGCTTCAGCAACTGGATCGAGCTGCCCAACCGCTACTGGTCGGTAGGGCCGTCGCTGGCCATGACGCTGTTCGATGCCGGTCGACGCAGTGCCGAGGTGGATCGCACCGTGGCGGTGTACGACCAGACCGTGGCGCAGTACCGACAGACCGTGCTCGATGGCTTCAAGGAAGTCGAGAACTACCTGGTGCAGCTCAAGGTGTATGGGGATGAGGCCGTGGTGCGCCAGCAAGCCCTGGAGGCGGCCCGTGAGTCGCTGCGCCTGACCGAGAACCAGTACCGCGCCGGGCTGATCGGCTATCTGGATGTGGTCAACGTCCAGACTACGGCGCTGAGCAACGAGCGCAGTGTCCTGACCTTGCTTCAGGGCAGGCTGGTGGCCAGCGTGCAGCTGATTGCCGCGTTGGGCGGCGGCTGGGATGCCCAGCAGGCGTTTGCCGAAGCGGATAAAACTCAATAG
- a CDS encoding efflux RND transporter permease subunit, with translation MNLSGPFIRRPVATMLLSLAIMLLGGVSFGLLPVSPLPQMDFPVIVVQANLPGASPEVMAATVATPLERKLGSIAGVTTLTSSSSQGSTRVIIGFDMGRDIDGAAREVQAAINATRNLLPSGMRSMPTYKKINPSQAPIMVLSLTSDVLSKGQLYDMADTILAQSLAQVSGVGEVQIGGSSLPAVRISVEPQLLNQYGLSLDEVRTAVANANQRRPMGFVEDAERNWQVRANDQLETAKDYEPLVIRQQDGAILRLSDVASVTDGVENRYNSGFFNDQAAVLLVVNRQTGANIIQTVDEIKAQLPALQSLLPASVKLNVAMDRSPVIKATLKEAEHTLLIAVVLVILVVYLFLGNVRASLIPSLAVPVSLVGTFAVMYLCGFSLNNLSLMALILATGLVVDDAIVVLENISRHIEDGQPPMRAAFLGAKEVGFTLLSMNVSLVAVFVSILFMGGIVRGLFQEFSITLAAAILVSLLVSLTLTPMLCSRWLKPHAQEQNRLQRWSDQVHQRMVAAYDRSLGWALRHKRLTLISLLVTIGVNIALYVVVPKTLMPQQDTGQLQGFIRGDDGLSFSVMQPKMETYRRALLADPAVESVAGFIGGNSGTNNAFVLVRLKPIGERKLSAQQVIERLRKEMPKVPGGRLFLMADQDLQLGGGGRDQSTSQYLYTLQSGDLGALREWFPKVVAALRALPELTAIDARDGAGTQQVTLVVDRDQAKRLGIDMDMVTTVLNNAYSQRQISTIYDSLNQYQVVLEINPRYAWDPSTLEQVQVITADGARVPLSSFARYENSLANDRVSHEGQFASEDIAFDVAEGYSPDQAMAAVERTVAKLGLPEEVIAKLGGTADAFAKTTQGQPLMILGALVLVYLVLGILYESYIHPLTILSTLPSAGVGALLALYATGGEFSLISLLGLFLLIGVVKKNAILMIDLALQLERNDGLSPEESIRRACLLRLRPILMTTLAAILGALPLLLSRAEGAEMRQPLGLTIIGGLVFSQVLTLYTTPVVYLYLDRLRHRFNRWRGVRTDAALDTPL, from the coding sequence ATGAACCTGTCCGGCCCGTTCATCCGCCGGCCAGTGGCGACCATGTTGCTAAGCCTGGCGATCATGCTCCTGGGTGGGGTGAGCTTTGGCTTGTTGCCAGTGTCGCCATTGCCGCAAATGGACTTCCCGGTGATCGTGGTACAGGCCAACCTACCGGGCGCCAGCCCTGAGGTGATGGCCGCCACCGTGGCCACGCCGCTGGAGCGCAAGCTCGGCAGCATCGCCGGGGTCACCACGTTGACCAGCAGCTCCAGCCAGGGCTCGACCCGGGTGATCATCGGCTTCGACATGGGCCGCGACATCGATGGCGCGGCGCGGGAGGTCCAGGCGGCGATCAACGCCACTCGCAACCTGCTGCCCAGCGGCATGCGCAGCATGCCCACCTACAAGAAGATCAACCCGTCCCAGGCACCGATCATGGTGCTGTCGCTGACCTCGGATGTGCTCTCCAAAGGCCAACTTTACGACATGGCCGACACCATCCTGGCCCAGAGCCTGGCCCAGGTCAGCGGGGTAGGGGAAGTGCAGATCGGAGGCAGCTCGTTGCCGGCGGTGCGCATCTCCGTGGAGCCCCAACTGCTCAACCAATACGGCCTGTCTCTGGACGAGGTCCGCACCGCGGTGGCCAATGCCAACCAGCGTCGGCCCATGGGCTTCGTCGAAGATGCCGAGCGCAACTGGCAGGTGCGTGCCAATGACCAACTGGAGACCGCCAAAGACTACGAGCCGCTGGTCATCCGTCAGCAGGACGGCGCGATTTTGCGCCTATCCGATGTGGCGAGCGTCACCGATGGCGTCGAAAACCGCTACAACAGTGGCTTTTTCAATGATCAGGCCGCGGTGCTGCTGGTGGTCAATCGCCAGACCGGCGCCAACATCATCCAGACCGTCGACGAGATCAAGGCCCAGTTGCCGGCCTTGCAATCGCTGCTGCCGGCCAGCGTCAAGCTGAACGTGGCCATGGACCGCTCTCCGGTGATCAAGGCCACGCTGAAGGAGGCCGAGCACACCCTGCTGATCGCGGTGGTGCTGGTCATCCTGGTGGTGTACCTGTTCCTGGGCAACGTGCGTGCTTCGCTGATCCCCAGTCTGGCCGTGCCGGTCTCGCTGGTGGGGACCTTCGCGGTCATGTACCTGTGTGGGTTCTCGTTGAACAACCTGTCGTTGATGGCGTTGATCCTCGCCACCGGGCTGGTGGTGGACGATGCCATCGTGGTGCTGGAGAACATCTCCCGGCACATCGAGGACGGCCAACCGCCCATGCGCGCAGCCTTCTTGGGCGCCAAGGAGGTGGGCTTCACCCTGCTGTCGATGAACGTCTCGCTGGTGGCGGTGTTCGTCTCGATCCTGTTCATGGGCGGCATCGTGCGTGGCCTGTTCCAGGAGTTCTCCATTACCCTGGCTGCGGCGATCCTGGTGTCGTTGCTGGTGTCGCTGACCCTCACGCCCATGCTCTGCTCACGCTGGCTCAAGCCCCATGCCCAGGAGCAGAACCGCCTGCAACGCTGGAGCGACCAGGTGCATCAGCGCATGGTCGCGGCCTACGACCGCAGCCTGGGCTGGGCGCTGCGTCACAAGCGTCTCACGCTGATCAGCCTGCTGGTGACCATCGGCGTCAATATCGCCCTGTACGTGGTGGTACCCAAGACCCTCATGCCCCAGCAGGATACCGGGCAGTTGCAAGGCTTCATCCGTGGCGACGACGGCCTGTCGTTCAGCGTAATGCAGCCTAAGATGGAGACCTACCGCCGCGCTTTGCTGGCCGACCCGGCGGTGGAGAGCGTGGCAGGTTTCATCGGCGGCAACAGCGGCACCAACAACGCCTTCGTGCTGGTGCGCCTCAAGCCCATCGGCGAGCGCAAGCTGTCGGCCCAGCAGGTGATCGAGCGCCTGCGCAAGGAAATGCCCAAGGTGCCCGGTGGGCGGCTGTTCCTGATGGCCGACCAGGACCTGCAACTGGGCGGAGGCGGGCGCGACCAGTCCACCTCCCAATACCTCTACACCCTGCAAAGTGGTGACCTGGGTGCCTTGCGTGAGTGGTTCCCCAAGGTGGTCGCAGCTTTGCGCGCGCTGCCTGAGCTGACTGCGATCGATGCCAGGGACGGTGCGGGTACCCAGCAGGTGACCCTGGTGGTGGATCGCGACCAGGCCAAGCGCTTGGGCATCGACATGGACATGGTCACCACGGTGCTCAACAACGCCTACAGTCAACGGCAGATCTCGACGATCTACGACAGCCTCAACCAGTACCAGGTAGTGCTTGAGATCAACCCCAGGTATGCTTGGGACCCCAGCACCCTGGAGCAGGTCCAGGTGATCACCGCCGACGGTGCGCGGGTACCGCTGTCGAGCTTCGCCCGCTACGAGAACAGCCTGGCCAATGACCGTGTCAGCCACGAAGGGCAGTTCGCCTCCGAGGATATCGCCTTCGATGTCGCAGAAGGTTACAGCCCCGACCAGGCCATGGCCGCCGTGGAGCGCACGGTGGCCAAGCTCGGCCTGCCGGAGGAAGTGATCGCCAAGCTCGGCGGCACCGCCGATGCTTTCGCCAAGACTACCCAGGGCCAGCCGTTGATGATCCTCGGCGCCCTGGTGCTGGTTTACCTGGTGCTGGGGATTCTCTATGAGAGCTACATCCATCCGCTGACCATTCTTTCCACCCTGCCGTCGGCCGGGGTCGGTGCCTTGCTGGCGTTGTATGCCACCGGCGGCGAGTTCAGCCTGATCTCATTGCTGGGCTTGTTCCTGCTGATCGGGGTGGTGAAGAAGAACGCGATCCTGATGATCGACCTGGCCCTGCAACTGGAGCGCAACGATGGCCTTAGCCCGGAGGAGTCCATCCGCCGTGCCTGCCTGCTGCGCTTGCGCCCGATCCTGATGACCACGCTGGCCGCCATCCTTGGTGCGCTGCCGCTGTTGCTCAGTCGCGCCGAGGGCGCCGAGATGCGTCAGCCTCTGGGCCTGACGATTATCGGTGGTCTGGTGTTCAGCCAGGTCCTGACCCTCTACACCACGCCTGTGGTCTACCTGTACCTCGACCGCCTGCGCCACCGGTTCAACCGCTGGCGTGGCGTGCGCACCGACGCCGCACTGGATACCCCGCTATGA
- a CDS encoding MdtB/MuxB family multidrug efflux RND transporter permease subunit — protein MNLSRLFILRPVATTLSMLAIVLAGLIAYKLLPVAALPQVDYPTIRVMTLYPGASPQVMTSAVTAPLERQFGQMPGLTQMASTSSGGASVLTLRFNLDMNMDVAEQQVQAAINAATNLLPSDLPAPPVYNKVNPADTPVLTLAISSKTMPLPKLNDLVDTRVAQKIAQISGVGMVSIAGGQRQAVRIKVNVDALAANGLNLDDVRSLIGASNVNQPKGNFDGPTRVSMLDANDQLRSPAEYANLILAYNNGAPLRLKDVAEIVDGAENERLAAWANENQAVLLNIQRQPGANVIEVVDLIKEMLPSITDNLPAGLDVTVLTDRTQTIRAAVKDVQHELLIAIALVVMVTFVFLRRFSATIIPSIAVPLSLIGTFGVMYLAGFSVNNLTLMALTIATGFVVDDAIVMLENISRHIEEGETPMQAALKGARQIGFTLVSLTFSLIAVLIPLLFMADVVGRLFREFAITLAVAILISLVVSLTLTPMMCARLLKREPKEQEQGRFYRASGAWIDWLIEHYGRGLQWVLKHQPLTLLVAVASLVLTVFLYIIVPKGFFPAQDTGVIQGISEAPQSTSFAAMSERQQALSKVILKDPAVQSLSSYIGVDGDNATLNSGRLLINLKPHGERDVTASEVINRLQPQLDKLVGIRLFMQPVQDLSIEDRVSRTQYQFSLSSPDADLLAEWSGKLVQALQQRPELQDVASDLQDKGLQVYLVIDRDMASRLGISVSQITNALYDAFGQRQISTIYTQASQYRVVLQSQTASSIGPQALESIHVKSTDGGQVRLSALARIEQRQAQLAISHIGQFPAVMMSFNLAHGASLGEAVKVIEQVQQEIGMPLGVQTRFQGAAEAFQASLSSTLLLILAAVVTMYIVLGVLYESYIHPVTILSTLPSAAVGALLALILSGNDLGMIAIIGIILLIGIVKKNAIMMIDFALEAERHQGMTPRDAIYQAALLRFRPILMTTLAALFGAVPLMLATGSGAELRQPLGLVMVGGLLVSQVLTLFTTPVIYLYFDRLARRWRPATDAQQAQA, from the coding sequence ATGAACCTCTCGCGCCTGTTCATCCTCCGCCCGGTCGCCACCACGCTGAGCATGCTGGCCATCGTGCTGGCCGGCCTGATCGCCTACAAGCTGCTGCCGGTCGCGGCCTTGCCCCAGGTCGATTACCCAACGATCCGCGTCATGACCCTGTATCCCGGCGCCAGCCCCCAAGTCATGACCAGTGCGGTCACCGCGCCCCTGGAGCGTCAGTTCGGGCAGATGCCAGGTCTGACCCAGATGGCATCGACCAGCTCCGGCGGCGCTTCGGTACTGACCCTGCGTTTCAACCTCGACATGAACATGGATGTCGCCGAGCAACAGGTCCAGGCAGCGATCAACGCCGCCACCAACCTGCTGCCCAGCGACCTGCCGGCGCCACCGGTGTACAACAAGGTCAACCCGGCCGATACCCCGGTGCTGACCCTGGCCATTTCCTCCAAGACCATGCCGCTGCCCAAGCTCAATGACCTGGTCGATACCCGGGTGGCGCAGAAGATCGCCCAGATCAGCGGGGTGGGCATGGTCAGCATCGCCGGCGGTCAGCGCCAGGCGGTGCGCATCAAGGTCAACGTCGATGCGTTGGCCGCCAACGGCCTGAACCTGGACGACGTGCGCAGCCTGATCGGCGCTTCCAACGTCAACCAGCCTAAAGGCAACTTCGATGGTCCGACGCGGGTCTCGATGCTCGACGCCAACGACCAACTGCGCTCGCCCGCCGAGTACGCCAACCTTATCCTCGCCTACAACAACGGCGCGCCCCTGCGCCTGAAGGATGTCGCCGAGATCGTCGACGGTGCCGAGAACGAGCGCCTGGCGGCCTGGGCCAACGAGAACCAGGCGGTATTGCTGAACATTCAGCGCCAGCCGGGGGCCAACGTCATCGAAGTGGTCGACCTGATCAAAGAGATGCTGCCCTCGATCACCGACAACCTGCCGGCGGGCCTGGATGTCACCGTCCTCACCGATCGTACCCAGACCATTCGTGCGGCGGTCAAGGACGTGCAGCACGAGCTGTTGATCGCCATCGCACTGGTGGTGATGGTGACGTTCGTGTTCCTGCGCCGATTCAGCGCCACTATCATTCCGTCGATCGCCGTGCCGCTGTCGCTGATCGGCACCTTCGGCGTGATGTACCTGGCCGGTTTCTCGGTCAACAACCTCACGCTGATGGCCTTGACCATTGCCACGGGCTTCGTGGTGGACGATGCCATCGTCATGTTGGAGAACATCTCCCGGCATATCGAGGAGGGCGAAACGCCGATGCAGGCGGCCCTCAAGGGCGCCCGTCAGATCGGTTTCACCCTGGTCTCGCTGACCTTCTCGCTGATCGCGGTGCTGATCCCGCTGTTGTTCATGGCCGACGTGGTCGGTCGGCTGTTCCGCGAGTTCGCCATCACCCTGGCGGTGGCGATCCTGATTTCCCTGGTGGTGTCCCTGACCCTGACCCCGATGATGTGCGCGCGGCTGCTCAAGCGCGAACCCAAAGAGCAAGAGCAGGGGCGCTTCTACCGTGCCAGCGGGGCCTGGATCGACTGGCTGATCGAGCACTATGGTCGGGGTCTGCAGTGGGTGCTCAAGCATCAGCCACTGACCTTGCTGGTGGCGGTGGCCAGCCTGGTGCTGACGGTGTTCCTGTACATCATCGTGCCCAAGGGGTTCTTCCCGGCGCAGGATACCGGCGTGATCCAGGGGATCTCCGAGGCGCCCCAGTCCACCTCCTTCGCCGCCATGAGCGAGCGTCAGCAAGCGCTGAGCAAGGTGATCCTCAAGGATCCGGCGGTGCAGAGCCTGTCGTCCTACATTGGCGTCGATGGCGATAACGCCACGCTCAACAGCGGCCGTCTGCTGATCAACCTCAAGCCGCATGGCGAGCGGGACGTTACGGCCAGCGAGGTCATCAACCGCCTGCAGCCGCAGCTCGACAAGCTGGTGGGGATCCGCCTGTTCATGCAGCCGGTGCAGGACCTGAGCATCGAAGACCGGGTCAGCCGTACCCAGTACCAGTTCAGCCTGTCGTCGCCTGATGCCGACCTGCTCGCCGAATGGAGCGGCAAGCTGGTTCAGGCCCTGCAGCAGCGCCCCGAACTGCAGGATGTGGCCAGCGACCTGCAGGACAAAGGCCTGCAGGTGTACCTGGTGATCGACCGCGACATGGCCAGTCGCCTGGGGATCAGCGTGTCGCAGATCACCAACGCCTTGTATGACGCCTTTGGCCAGCGACAGATCTCCACCATCTATACCCAGGCCAGCCAGTACCGCGTGGTATTGCAGTCCCAGACGGCCTCGAGCATCGGCCCGCAGGCGCTGGAGTCGATCCACGTCAAGTCCACCGACGGCGGGCAGGTCCGCTTGTCGGCCCTGGCAAGGATCGAGCAGCGCCAGGCGCAACTGGCGATTTCGCATATCGGCCAGTTCCCGGCGGTGATGATGTCGTTCAACCTGGCCCATGGCGCTTCCCTGGGCGAGGCGGTCAAGGTCATCGAGCAAGTGCAGCAGGAGATAGGCATGCCGCTGGGCGTGCAGACGCGCTTCCAGGGTGCCGCCGAGGCCTTCCAGGCGTCGCTGTCGAGCACCTTGCTGCTGATTCTTGCCGCCGTGGTCACGATGTACATCGTGCTAGGCGTGCTGTACGAGAGCTACATCCACCCCGTGACCATTCTCTCGACCCTGCCATCGGCGGCGGTCGGTGCCTTGCTGGCCTTGATCCTGAGCGGCAACGACCTGGGGATGATTGCCATCATCGGCATCATCCTGCTGATCGGTATCGTCAAGAAGAACGCCATCATGATGATCGACTTCGCCCTGGAGGCCGAGCGTCATCAGGGCATGACCCCGCGCGATGCCATCTACCAGGCGGCACTGCTGCGCTTCCGGCCCATCCTGATGACTACCCTGGCGGCCTTGTTCGGTGCTGTGCCGCTGATGCTCGCCACCGGCTCCGGCGCAGAGCTGCGCCAGCCGCTGGGCCTGGTGATGGTGGGTGGCCTGTTGGTCAGCCAGGTACTGACGCTGTTCACCACGCCGGTCATCTACCTGTACTTCGACCGCCTGGCGCGCCGCTGGCGTCCGGCCACTGATGCGCAGCAGGCCCAGGCATGA